AACGGGCTCGTGTTTCATACGGGCACAACGAAGGATTTACACAGGCAGCTGTCCAAGAATCCCAGAGTAGAATTCTGTTTCAATGACTATCAGAGGAATATTCAGGTAAGAGTCAGCGGCGTTGTCAAACTGGTTGAGGACATGGAGTTGAAGAAGGAAATAGTGGCCAAGCGTGATTTCTTGAAGCCCTGGGTGGAGAAGGCGGGATACGAGATGCTTGTGATCTACCGTCTCAGGAAAGGTCAGGCCACAGTCTGGACAATGGAGACCAACTTCGCCCCTAAGACCTATATTGAGTTGTGAACCGCTTCGTCTCGGTGGACCGCCTCACGAGTGCGGATACCGGATTGAGCGAGCCAGGATTACCATTTGTTCCTACCAGATAGCGCTCTTAAAAAAACGCATGGTATGATATATTCACATATACACATCAAATAAGGCAGCTTCTCTTCCGGGTATTGCTTCTGCGCTGTCAGCAGTTCATAGCGCATCTGGTTCAAGATATGTTGGCTGCAAATCGGCCATCGATAAGGAGGTGAATTATGCCTGACGGTGCCGAATCTGGGGTAACCTCCCGGGCCGAACCACAACCGGCTATTGTGACAGAGGGTTTGTACAAGTCATTCGGGGCCGTGAAGGCTTTGGATGGTGTTGCCCTGGTGGTGCAGCCTGGTACCGTTATGGCGCTTCTGGGCCCCAATGGAGCAGGCAAGACCACGGTTATACGTATCCTGGCCACATTGATGCGGCCGGACTCCGGGCGGGCCGAGGTTCTGGGGCACGATGTGCTGCGTGAGGCGGTAGTAGTGCGCTCTCTCATTGGATTGACCGGCCAATATGCTGCTGTTGACGAAAACCTCACTGGTCGGGAGAACCTGGAAATGGTAGGTCGACTCTACCATCTTGGCGGGTCGGAGGCCCGAAAGAGGGCCGGCGAGTTGCTGGAGAGCCTTGATCTCGCCGAGGCTGCCGACCGTGGAGTGAAGACATACTCTGGAGGGATGCGACGCCGCCTCGACCTGGCGGCCAGCCTGGTAGCACGCCCGCCGGTGTTATTTCTGGATGAGCCAACTACCGGCCTTGATCCAAGGAGCCGTATTGGCTTGTGGGATACCATCGCCGGTTTGGTCAAAGGAGGCACAACAGTGCTATTGACCACTCAGTACCTGGAGGAGGCAGACCGTCTGGCTAACCACATCGCAGTGATCGATCACGGACGCATCATCGAGCAGGGTACCCCGGAGTATCTGAAGGAATGCTGCGGTGGCGATGTTCTGCTGCAACTGCGTCTGTCAGACCGCAGTCAGACGGCGCTTGGTGCGGAGATACTGGCAACATTCGGTGATGGCAAGATCCGGGCGGATGCAGAAACGGGTCAACTGGAACTGCCTGTGGAAAAGGGAACCACGATCCTGCCGGAGGTGATACGCCGTCTGGATGCCCGCGGGGTTGCTATTTATGACATTGCACTCAGGCGGCCTACCCTGGACGATGTCTTCCTGTCGCTGACGGGTCGCACCGCGGAGGCTTCGTCTGAAGAAGGTACTGCAGTGAAGAAGGGCAGAAAATCCCGCTCTGAAAGGAGGAAGCCATGATGGGTGCCAGGGCTGCGACGCGATCTTCTGAGTTCAGGTGGATAATACCGGACACGCTGGTGATAACCTGGCGAAGTGTGCTGCGTTTTGTTCGTCTTCCTCAGTTGCTGGTCTTCTCCACCATCCAGCCGGTGATGCTGCTGTTGCTGTTCAACTATGTCTTCGGAGGTGCTATTAACGCCGGCGGGGTCAAGTATATTCAATATCTGTTGCCGGGGTTTCTGGTCCAGATAGTGGTCTTTGGGTCCACACAGGCCAGCGTCGGCCTGGCCGAGGACCTCTCGCGGGGCATTATCGACCGGTTCCGTTCGCTGCCAATGGCGCGGGCCGCTGTGCTTGCCGGCCGCACCCTGGCTGATACCCTGCGATACACCTTCCTGGTTCTGCTTATGGTCGCAGTGGGCTCTGCCATGGGGTTCAGATTCCATAATGGAATAGGCCCCGCTATCGCCGCCCCATTGCTGGCTGTCCTGTTCGGCTTTGCCTTCACGTGGATTTCGGCCTTCATTGGCATGACGGTGAAGGATGTGGAGACAGCGCAGGTTGCAGGATTTGTCTGGGTCTTCCCTATCGTTTTTGCCAGCTCCATGTTTGCGCCGGTGGATTCGATGCCCGGCTGGCTGCAGGCCTTTGCCAAGGTGAATCCGGTAACACCAACAACTGATACAATCCGGGCGCTCTGCTCGGGTGGCGAGATAATGTCCCACCTGTGGCAGTCGCTGGCCTGGATAGGCGGGATCCTGGTGGTCTTTGTGACTCTGGCCATCAGCCGCTACCGGCGGATTGCCTAGGCCTTGCCATGTTCACTGGTTGAGCGGTGGAATGAAGGCGAGCCGCATTGCCCGGCCTTCATTCGTCCTTGAAACCGTTGTCGAGGTGCGATCCGTCACAGAAGGGCTTGTTCTTAGAACCACCACACCGACACAGCGTGTAGTGTTCCGGACACGCCGGTTGTGAGTTCATATCATCCCGAAGTTCAATGCCGCCGACAACTTTAAGGGGGCCGTTCCTGCTGACCGTTATGGCAGGCTCATGTCCGAAGTCTCGGCAATGTTCGCCCCCGATCTTATAAGTCAAGGCTCCGGAAGGGCATTTCCTGATCGTCTTCATGATCTCATCAGAGCTGGCAGCGTCGGGATTACAGGTCTCGAAAACCTGAGGAAGGTCGTTTATGCATGACCTGTCACGGCAGCAGACGTCGGTATTGTCCACTATAGTGATGTCCTTGCCCACGTACTCATTTACCTGGCCGC
This genomic stretch from Chloroflexota bacterium harbors:
- a CDS encoding pyridoxamine 5'-phosphate oxidase family protein, encoding MNKSEILALINANPACHLATAEGDTPHVRGILLYRADENGLVFHTGTTKDLHRQLSKNPRVEFCFNDYQRNIQVRVSGVVKLVEDMELKKEIVAKRDFLKPWVEKAGYEMLVIYRLRKGQATVWTMETNFAPKTYIEL
- a CDS encoding ATP-binding cassette domain-containing protein, producing the protein MPDGAESGVTSRAEPQPAIVTEGLYKSFGAVKALDGVALVVQPGTVMALLGPNGAGKTTVIRILATLMRPDSGRAEVLGHDVLREAVVVRSLIGLTGQYAAVDENLTGRENLEMVGRLYHLGGSEARKRAGELLESLDLAEAADRGVKTYSGGMRRRLDLAASLVARPPVLFLDEPTTGLDPRSRIGLWDTIAGLVKGGTTVLLTTQYLEEADRLANHIAVIDHGRIIEQGTPEYLKECCGGDVLLQLRLSDRSQTALGAEILATFGDGKIRADAETGQLELPVEKGTTILPEVIRRLDARGVAIYDIALRRPTLDDVFLSLTGRTAEASSEEGTAVKKGRKSRSERRKP
- a CDS encoding ABC transporter permease; protein product: MMGARAATRSSEFRWIIPDTLVITWRSVLRFVRLPQLLVFSTIQPVMLLLLFNYVFGGAINAGGVKYIQYLLPGFLVQIVVFGSTQASVGLAEDLSRGIIDRFRSLPMARAAVLAGRTLADTLRYTFLVLLMVAVGSAMGFRFHNGIGPAIAAPLLAVLFGFAFTWISAFIGMTVKDVETAQVAGFVWVFPIVFASSMFAPVDSMPGWLQAFAKVNPVTPTTDTIRALCSGGEIMSHLWQSLAWIGGILVVFVTLAISRYRRIA
- a CDS encoding CDGSH iron-sulfur domain-containing protein; the protein is GQVNEYVGKDITIVDNTDVCCRDRSCINDLPQVFETCNPDAASSDEIMKTIRKCPSGALTYKIGGEHCRDFGHEPAITVSRNGPLKVVGGIELRDDMNSQPACPEHYTLCRCGGSKNKPFCDGSHLDNGFKDE